The Sphingobacteriales bacterium DNA segment ATGCCAACAACTGCGAAGATGAATTTTGTCAGATGATTACCGTGCAAATTCCTACCTCCGAATGTACCGCTCATTTTGTATATGAAATCTCCAACCTCGGACAGCTTTTTGTCAATGGAACAAGCAGCCAAGTGTCGGGCGGCACACAGGGCTATATTTGGTATTGGGGAGATGGAACGACCAGCGACGGTGCAACTCCTCATCACACTTACGCACAAAGCGGCGTGTATAATGTGTGTTTGGTCGTGTGGAATGATGCCAACAACTGCGAAGATGAATTTTGTCAGATGATTACCGTGCAAATTCCTGAAATCAATTGTACCAACTTTGTAGCCGCTTTTACTTACGAAATCAATGGAAATATCATTTCGCTGCAATCCACCACTGCCAACGCTGCATCGTGGCTTTGGACATTGAACAATGTGGTTTTCTCCGATAATTCAACCCCTGCTACCGAAATACAATCCGGTGTAAATTCGGTATGTTTAAGTGTTACGAACACTGAGGGCTGCACCAACATGATTTGCGAAGCTGTAGAGATACCCGCCGCCGATGCCATAGAATTACCCGTTAATATGATTCAGGAAAAAATGAATCTGAACTGGTCAACCGCCAACGAAAACAAAACTGCTTCTTTACAGATTTACAATACTTTGGGGCAACTGATTTATCAGGAAAAGCTAAATTATCAATCAGTCGGACTACAGCTATACGAATTGGATACGAAATTTTTAGCACAAGGCTGCTATATTATTAAAATAGATTTTGGTAAAAATAAAATGGCGACCAACAAGTTTTATAAACTGCCCTAAATCCATACTCATTCGCCTTTATTTTGATATACACCGAAAAAACATTGTTGCGCTGCAAAGAAAAGCTCTTAGATGTGTCGCAGCCTTTGGTAATGGGGGTTTTGAATACAACGCCCGATTCCTTTTATAGTGGCAGCCGTGTGATGCAGCACGATGCCGCTTTGAAACAATGTGAAAAAATGCTGCTTGAAGGTGCAAGTATTATAGATGTCGGCGGGGCATCGTCGCGCCCACAGGCACAGGCGGTGAGCCTCGAAGAGGAGTTGCAGCGCAGTGTTTCTTTGATAGAAATATTGGTGCGTTCTTTTCCCGATGCTGTTTTTTCTATTGATACTTATCGCGCTGCCGTAGCACGAGCCGACGTTGGTGTGGGTGCAAGTATCGTCAATGATATTTCGGGGGGGGTATTAGATAAAGATCTTTTGCCTACCGTTGCCGAATTGCAAGTGCCTTATATTTTGATGCACATGCAGGGTTCACCGCAAACTATGCAGAAAAATCCCACCTACGGCGATGATATAGTATTGGATATTACCGATTA contains these protein-coding regions:
- a CDS encoding PKD domain-containing protein, whose product is MSGGTQGYVWHWGDGTISDGATPNHIYAQSGAYNVCLVVWNDANNCEDEFCQMITVQIPTSECTAHFVYEISNLGQLFVNGTSSQVSGGTQGYIWYWGDGTTSDGATPHHTYAQSGVYNVCLVVWNDANNCEDEFCQMITVQIPEINCTNFVAAFTYEINGNIISLQSTTANAASWLWTLNNVVFSDNSTPATEIQSGVNSVCLSVTNTEGCTNMICEAVEIPAADAIELPVNMIQEKMNLNWSTANENKTASLQIYNTLGQLIYQEKLNYQSVGLQLYELDTKFLAQGCYIIKIDFGKNKMATNKFYKLP
- the folP gene encoding dihydropteroate synthase produces the protein MGVLNTTPDSFYSGSRVMQHDAALKQCEKMLLEGASIIDVGGASSRPQAQAVSLEEELQRSVSLIEILVRSFPDAVFSIDTYRAAVARADVGVGASIVNDISGGVLDKDLLPTVAELQVPYILMHMQGSPQTMQKNPTYGDDIVLDITDYFIQKIQQLQQLDIQDIILDVGFGFGKTAVHNFELLRRLREFTVWGYPLLAGVSRKSMIWRTLHGSPETALNGTTALNMIALLQGAKILRVHDVWAARETIALYQQLYPSSVAAE